gatgataactattgtggatatagaaccaattgaacaccatgtattaatataacaaagataatcagggtaatctggtatccttcttggcataacgttgaaaccaagtatatgcatagggatgaaaattaataagatactacctaagaagactacaaaccagatgcttaaatatggagaagcaccggtatttacatggaatagatttacagtatctccgaacatatctctgctatagaagataaagccacatatagtagctagtactgcaccaagagataatacgaaatggaaatgagctacaatatagtatgtatcatgtagggcaatatccataccagcgttacccataactacacctgtagtaccacctagagtaaacaataggataaaactaagagcagcccatagatctacagttcttgtagttgtatggctagccatataggtacctaaccagttgaaaatcttagtaccggtaggaattgcaatcataatagtcatagcagagaaataagctctggtatctacctctagaccgactgtcatcatatgatgtgcccatactaaggaacctagaatagaaatacaacccatagctaagatcatagattgtccaccgaagacagatctagcagcatacatagataatgtctgcgagactacaccaaaagcaggtaaaattagaatgtatacctctggatgtccgaagaaccagaatagatgttgataaagtacactatcaccagaatacatagaatcataaaattcagtgtttacgtgtagatcaagaaggatcataactaatccaccagtaagaataggtagagtgaagactaacataagggcagtaaatatgatagcccagatatatagaatatagttcttagcaccagcattagaacccatgaagacgcaagtaccaaggaagttaatagaacttaaaatactactaattcctagtactgcaagacctccgataatccaatcagttgcctctggatttaacaccatcaagctagtacttagtggaggatacattgtccaaccaagaccactaccaaactcggaacaaatactttgagttaacaacacagaacctaatggtactagaaaataggagatcgcgttagttcttgggaaaacgacttccgaaccaccaatatatattggtacaaagaagttaccatatcctccgtacaaagcaggcattaagaacataaagatcatagctaggccatgtatcgttattatcacattataagtagctatcgtctctgtacaaatgatccgcgatccagaactgtataactcaaatcgaataaacaaagacattatagttcctagaatactgaagatgactccggttatgagatacagacaaccaagttctttatgattgcagtacaccaccaccccactggactgcttaagacagctaaaagtgttggatttcaatatcacggtaatcatgtttgcttggaagctgtagtcattataactattgatttagtataagcatagaaccaatccggtagtaagatatacgatagtagctaatctaccatataagatataagtcgcttgtggaatagcactaccaataataatcaagaagatcatactgtatacccaaataattacccatccactgactacatttcgagtcataaaatgttgtcgtatcaacattcgagtattcaaagctcgaatttcagataaaagagctaagttaatgagagaggacataaatactacaaaccaccggttttggatgggattacttttaacaccgcataatatgctaaaaagtaccattcaggtacg
This portion of the Besnoitia besnoiti strain Bb-Ger1 chromosome Unknown contig00229, whole genome shotgun sequence genome encodes:
- a CDS encoding uncharacterized protein (encoded by transcript BESB_042620), which translates into the protein MITVILKSNTFSCLKQSSGVVVYCNHKELGCLYLITGVIFSILGTIMSLFIRFELYSSGSRIICTETIATYNVIITIHGLAMIFMFLMPALYGGYGNFFVPIYIGGSEVVFPRTNAISYFLVPLGSVLLTQSICSEFGSGLGWTMYPPLSTSLMVLNPEATDWIIGGLAVLGISSILSSINFLGTCVFMGSNAGAKNYILYIWAIIFTALMLVFTLPILTGGLVMILLDLHVNTEFYDSMYSGDSVLYQHLFWFFGHPEVYILILPAFGVVSQTLSMYAARSVFGGQSMILAMGCISILGSLVWAHHMMTVGLEVDTRAYFSAMTIMIAIPTGTKIFNWLGTYMASHTTTRTVDLWAALSFILLFTLGGTTGVVMGNAGMDIALHDTYYIVAHFHFVLSLGAVLATICGFIFYSRDMFGDTVNLFHVNTGASPYLSIWFVVFLGSILLIFIPMHILGFNVMPRRIPDYPDYLCYINTWCSIGSISTIVIILTMLC